A genomic stretch from Magnetococcales bacterium includes:
- a CDS encoding ferric reductase-like transmembrane domain-containing protein: protein MTPLNESTLPPKSRTDRNNTLYLLSSLSTLIIALAVGLQPLYLDDALRIPYEESGVINSHLVVVTEIISLLLIGYIEFIQKRISNGVLLFLGFLVAGIGATLAPLSHETHHALGLSGLVFYYLMRILISIGTNTAQLEISTLIGKSAASDHSPSMMINKIIMLVLGGSVIFAILMQIPHDAGTVYSVMVMMALISIAGTWIIQQKLIPHQQDLAVEPSGGDDALKLIARDPRMQLSLAATFFVRADMIVLSLFLSMWHISIADLVGVSRVYATAHAAALIGLVGMVLLISIPVWKQFMEAHSRVTAIGASLCISGVGFMLMSLVVNPFSWSICVPLAIIGFGSAGSLTAPKILTLELFPAPMLSAVQGVFSLVGSLGVIVLVQSGGYFFDAVGPRSPFVLIGTGNLLLMIYAIWLVHGSMTENAQHVLLAKGRNRLDLKPLIWMISMLPVLWLLGRVLLSGYVPGSSVGQMPVGFINRYLGDWAFNFLLISLSLRPISELTGIKQFGQYRRMIGLYAFFYATLHVVTFVWLEWNLKWNDIVADIYKREFTLLGVAAYALLIVLAATSTNNAIRKLGIKRWKQIHQMTFLINILVAFHFIWASSHDNGEPYVYLVLVSLLLWYRFQQSLQAPPPKTIQKNRASC from the coding sequence ATGACCCCTCTCAACGAATCGACGCTTCCTCCCAAAAGCCGGACCGATCGCAACAATACCCTCTACCTGCTGTCGAGTCTCAGCACGCTGATCATCGCACTGGCGGTGGGTCTGCAACCCCTCTATCTGGATGACGCCCTGCGCATTCCTTATGAGGAGAGCGGCGTCATCAACTCCCATCTGGTGGTGGTGACCGAAATCATCAGCCTGTTGCTGATCGGATACATTGAATTCATTCAAAAACGAATCAGCAATGGGGTGTTGTTGTTTCTCGGCTTCCTGGTAGCCGGCATCGGGGCCACATTGGCCCCGTTGAGCCACGAAACCCATCACGCACTGGGACTGAGCGGTCTGGTTTTTTATTATCTCATGCGCATTCTGATCTCCATCGGCACCAATACGGCGCAACTGGAAATTTCCACGCTGATCGGTAAATCCGCGGCCTCCGACCACTCACCCAGCATGATGATCAACAAAATCATCATGCTGGTCCTCGGCGGATCGGTGATATTCGCCATTCTCATGCAAATTCCCCATGATGCCGGAACCGTCTATTCGGTCATGGTCATGATGGCCCTGATCTCGATCGCGGGCACCTGGATCATCCAACAAAAACTGATCCCGCATCAACAGGATCTGGCGGTCGAACCCTCTGGCGGTGACGACGCCTTGAAATTGATCGCCCGTGATCCGCGCATGCAATTGAGTCTGGCCGCAACCTTTTTTGTCCGGGCCGACATGATCGTACTCAGCCTGTTTCTTTCCATGTGGCACATCTCCATTGCGGATCTGGTGGGGGTGAGTCGGGTTTATGCCACGGCCCATGCCGCGGCCCTGATCGGCCTGGTCGGAATGGTGTTGCTGATCTCCATTCCGGTCTGGAAACAGTTCATGGAAGCCCACAGTCGGGTTACCGCCATTGGGGCGAGCCTGTGCATTTCCGGCGTGGGTTTCATGCTGATGAGTCTGGTGGTCAATCCCTTCAGTTGGTCCATCTGCGTGCCATTGGCCATCATCGGATTCGGATCGGCAGGCAGTCTGACGGCACCCAAAATCTTGACCCTCGAACTGTTCCCCGCACCGATGTTGAGCGCCGTCCAGGGCGTTTTCTCGCTGGTGGGCAGTCTCGGCGTGATCGTCTTGGTGCAAAGCGGGGGATATTTTTTTGATGCCGTGGGACCACGTTCCCCTTTCGTGCTGATCGGCACAGGCAATCTCCTGCTCATGATCTATGCCATTTGGCTGGTTCACGGCAGCATGACCGAAAACGCCCAACATGTCCTGCTCGCCAAAGGACGCAACCGTCTGGATCTCAAGCCACTCATCTGGATGATCTCCATGTTGCCGGTTCTGTGGCTCCTGGGACGGGTACTGCTCAGTGGTTATGTGCCGGGCAGTTCCGTGGGTCAGATGCCGGTGGGATTCATCAACCGTTATCTCGGGGACTGGGCCTTCAATTTCTTGTTGATTTCCCTCTCCCTGCGTCCCATCAGCGAGTTGACCGGCATCAAACAATTCGGCCAATACCGCCGGATGATCGGCCTGTATGCCTTCTTCTACGCAACCTTGCATGTCGTGACATTCGTCTGGCTGGAATGGAACCTGAAATGGAATGACATTGTGGCAGACATCTACAAAAGAGAATTTACCCTGCTTGGCGTGGCCGCCTATGCCCTGTTGATCGTGCTGGCGGCAACCTCCACCAACAACGCCATCCGCAAATTGGGCATCAAACGGTGGAAACAGATCCATCAGATGACCTTCCTGATCAACATTCTGGTTGCGTTCCATTTCATATGGGCCTCCTCCCATGACAACGGAGAGCCGTATGTGTATCTGGTACTCGTCAGCCTGTTGCTGTGGTATCGATTCCAACAATCGCTCCAGGCCCCACCGCCCAAAACCATCCAGAAGAACCGCGCATCATGCTGA
- a CDS encoding magnetochrome domain-containing protein encodes MKQLQWFMAISIAFSLVLFFLSVFAEDPWEDHVYNKAPPIAAGMSAPHLDGRERMTCSSCHEIIANNPNSGIASTPPLVDGTPAVASHQDGRDRMPCANCHRILPNPAQNIPVTDAPVNTGVASAPPVVDGTPAVASHQDGRDRMPCANCHRILPNPAQNTPTPVVDAPVDPSPPMVTAPAMRTTTAPIEPATPAGMTVALSLSSAPPRTPASAALDPEWHERFIPTRFQGKIVRVVENSVQSGRVNTHILVYDGINEATWINLAPDWYLNKQGCRIGMGLFVKGTAYKETGSKHTALRYAKSFSVNGQSCTLRDKHLRCAWTGNGLKDQDEE; translated from the coding sequence ATGAAACAGCTTCAATGGTTCATGGCCATCAGCATTGCCTTCAGTCTGGTACTCTTTTTCCTGTCGGTTTTCGCGGAAGATCCCTGGGAGGACCACGTCTATAACAAGGCTCCGCCCATCGCGGCGGGCATGTCGGCGCCCCATCTGGATGGGCGGGAGCGGATGACCTGTTCCAGTTGCCATGAAATCATCGCCAACAATCCAAACAGTGGGATCGCCTCCACGCCTCCCCTGGTGGATGGCACGCCCGCGGTCGCCTCCCATCAAGACGGGCGGGATCGGATGCCCTGCGCCAATTGCCATCGCATCCTGCCCAATCCCGCCCAAAACATCCCGGTCACGGACGCTCCGGTGAACACCGGTGTCGCCTCCGCGCCACCGGTGGTGGATGGCACGCCCGCGGTCGCCTCCCATCAAGACGGACGGGATCGGATGCCCTGCGCCAACTGCCATCGCATCCTGCCCAACCCCGCCCAGAACACCCCCACCCCGGTCGTGGATGCTCCGGTGGATCCATCCCCACCCATGGTCACGGCCCCTGCGATGCGTACCACAACCGCCCCGATCGAGCCTGCGACCCCCGCCGGGATGACGGTAGCCCTGTCCCTCTCCTCAGCGCCGCCCCGGACCCCCGCGTCCGCCGCCCTCGACCCGGAATGGCATGAACGGTTCATCCCCACCCGGTTTCAGGGGAAAATTGTGCGTGTTGTTGAAAATTCGGTCCAATCCGGTCGTGTCAACACCCATATTCTGGTGTATGACGGCATCAATGAGGCAACCTGGATCAATCTGGCGCCCGATTGGTATCTCAACAAACAAGGCTGTCGCATTGGCATGGGTCTGTTCGTCAAAGGAACCGCCTACAAAGAGACAGGCAGCAAACACACGGCCCTGCGCTACGCCAAAAGCTTTTCAGTCAATGGGCAGTCTTGCACCCTGCGCGACAAACATTTGCGTTGCGCCTGGACCGGCAACGGCTTGAAGGATCAGGACGAAGAATGA
- a CDS encoding DUF2202 domain-containing protein — translation MNQTRSSFSGSSCHMRCQNKPKNPDEDCVEACGISANEPTLQKRLLFWLGGLAGVAIVIVLITLYGTDHFSPHHGKEHHNNSPIASSSGAYATPVVAQFSSGPLTANETRYILFMREEEKLARDVYQEMHRLWGISMFVSISRAEQRHMDTVGQLIQRYGLPDPAEQKAPGSFVDTHLSQMYQQLTQQGQRSVIEALRVGALIEELDILDLENAIKETDKPDIIQVYSLIHRGSFNHLRAFAHGMELQGVAYAPVKLSAQSFDTILHSPMDTGLFQNQ, via the coding sequence ATGAATCAAACCCGATCCTCCTTCTCTGGCTCCTCATGCCATATGCGTTGCCAGAACAAACCGAAGAATCCTGACGAGGATTGCGTGGAAGCGTGTGGCATTTCCGCAAACGAACCCACGCTTCAGAAGCGGTTGTTGTTCTGGCTGGGTGGATTGGCGGGAGTGGCGATTGTCATCGTGCTCATCACACTGTATGGAACAGACCATTTTTCTCCCCATCATGGCAAAGAGCATCACAACAACAGCCCGATCGCCTCCTCATCCGGCGCCTATGCGACCCCTGTCGTGGCGCAATTTTCAAGCGGTCCACTGACAGCCAACGAGACACGATACATCCTGTTTATGCGAGAAGAAGAAAAACTAGCGCGGGATGTCTATCAGGAAATGCACCGCCTGTGGGGAATATCCATGTTTGTCAGCATTTCCCGCGCCGAGCAGCGCCATATGGACACCGTGGGACAATTGATCCAGCGTTATGGATTGCCGGATCCGGCAGAACAAAAAGCCCCGGGATCCTTTGTCGATACCCATCTGTCACAAATGTATCAGCAACTGACTCAACAAGGACAACGATCCGTGATCGAGGCGTTGCGGGTCGGGGCCTTGATCGAGGAACTTGACATTCTGGATCTTGAAAACGCCATCAAGGAAACCGACAAACCCGATATCATTCAAGTCTATTCACTCATTCATCGCGGATCTTTCAATCATCTGCGCGCCTTTGCCCATGGCATGGAATTGCAGGGCGTCGCGTATGCGCCCGTCAAATTGTCTGCACAGTCGTTTGACACGATTCTGCACAGCCCCATGGATACCGGTCTTTTCCAGAACCAGTAA